Proteins encoded within one genomic window of Pongo pygmaeus isolate AG05252 chromosome 6, NHGRI_mPonPyg2-v2.0_pri, whole genome shotgun sequence:
- the LOC129040664 gene encoding LOW QUALITY PROTEIN: olfactory receptor 2A12-like (The sequence of the model RefSeq protein was modified relative to this genomic sequence to represent the inferred CDS: inserted 1 base in 1 codon; substituted 1 base at 1 genomic stop codon), with the protein MESNQTWITEVILLGFQVDPDLELFLFGFFLLFYSFTLMGNGIILGLICLESRLHTPMYVFLSHLAIVDMSYASSTVPKMLANLVMHKKVISFAPCILQTFLYLAFAITECLILVVMCYDRYVAICHPLQYTLIMNWRVCTVLASTCWIFSFLLALVHITLILRLPFCGPQKINHFFCQIMSVFKLACADTRLDQAVLFAGSALVLGGPLCLVLVSYSHILAAIXRIQSGEGRRKAFSTCCSHLCVVGLFFGSAIVMYMAPKSSHSQEQRKILSLFYSLFNPMLXPLIYSLRNAEVKGALKRVLWKQRSM; encoded by the exons ATGGAAAGCAATCAGACCTGGATCACAGAAGTCAtcctgctgggattccaggtggaCCCAGATCTGGAGTTGTTCCTCTTTGGGTTTTTCTTGCTATTCTACAGCTTCACCCTGATGGGAAATGGGATTATCCTGGGGCTCATCTGCTTGGAATCTAGACTGCACACACCCATGTACGTCTTCCTGTCACACCTGGCCATCGTGGACATGTCCTATGCCTCGAGTACTGTCCCTAAGATGCTAGCAAATCTTGTGATGCACAAAAAAGTCATCTCCTTTGCTCCTTGCATACTTCAGACTTTTTTGTATTTGGCATTTGCTATTACAGAGTGTCTGATTTTGGTGGTGATGTGCTATGATCGATATGTGGCAATCTGTCACCCCTTGCAATACACCCTCATTATGAACTGGAGAGTGTGCACTGTCCTGGCCTCAACTTGCTGGATATTTAGCTTTCTCTTGGCTCTGGTACATATTACTCTTATTCTGAGGCTGCCTTTTTGTGGCCCACAAAAGATCAACCACTTTTTCTGTCAAATCATGTCTGTATTCAAATTGGCCTGTGCTGACACTAGGCTCGACCAGGCTGTCCTCTTTGCGGGTTCTGCGTTAGTCTTAGGGGGGCCGCTCTGCCTGGTGCTGGTCTCCTACTCGCACATCCTGGCGGCCATCTGAAGGATCCAGTCTGGGGAGGGCCGCAGAAAGGCCTTCTCTACCTGCTGCTCCCACCTCTGCGTGGTGGGGCTTTTCTTTGGCAGCGCCATCGTCATGTACATGGCCCCCAAGTCAAGCCATTCTCAAGAACAGAGGAAGATCCTTTCCCTGTTTTACAGCCTTTTCAACCCGATGC ACCCCCTCATCTATAGCCTTAGGAACGCAGAGGTGAAAGGGGCTCTAAAGAGAGTCCTTTGGAAACAGAGGTCAATGTGA
- the LOC129040665 gene encoding olfactory receptor 2A2, giving the protein MEGNQTWITDITLLGFQVGPALEILLCGLFSVFYTLTLLGNGVIFGIICLDCKLHTPMYFFLSHLAIIDMSYASNNVPKMLANLMNQKRTISFVPCIMQTFLYLAFAVTECLILVVMSYDRYVAICHPLQYTVIMSWRVCMILVLTSWSCGFALSLVHAILLLRLPFCGPQDVNHLFCEILSVLKLACDDTWVNRVVIFATCVFVLVGPLSLILVSYMHILWAILKIQTKEGRIKAFSTCSSHLCVVGLFFGIAMVVYMVPDSNQREEQEKMLSLFHSVFNPMLNPLIYSLRNAQLKGALHRALQRKRPMRTVYGLCP; this is encoded by the coding sequence ATGGAAGGCAACCAGACATGGATCACAGACATCAccctgctgggattccaggttgGACCAGCACTGGAGATTCTCCTCTGTGGacttttctctgtcttttataCACTCACCCTGCTGGGGAATGGGGTCATCTTTGGGATTATCTGCCTGGACTGTAAGCTTCACACACCCATGTATTTCTTCCTCTCACACCTGGCCATCATTGACATGTCCTATGCTTCCAACAATGTCCCCAAGATGTTGGCAAACCTAATGAACCAGAAAAGAACCATCTCCTTTGTTCCATGCATAATGCAGACTTTTTTGTATTTGGCTTTTGCTGTTACAGAGTGCCTGATTTTGGTGGTGATGTCCTATGACAGGTATGTGGCCATCTGCCACCCTCTCCAGTACACTGTCATCATGAGCTGGAGAGTGTGCATGATCCTGGTTCTCACGTCCTGGTCATGTGGGTTTGCCCTGTCCCTGGTACATGCAATTCTCCTTCTAAGGTTGCCCTTCTGTGGGCCCCAGGATGTAAACCACCTCTTCTGTGAAATTCTGTCTGTCCTCAAGCTGGCCTGTGATGACACCTGGGTTAACCGAGTGGTCATATTTGCTACCTGTGTGTTTGTCTTAGTCGGGCCTCTTTCCTTGATTCTGGTCTCCTACATGCACATCCTCTGGGCCATCCTGAAGATCCAGACAAAGGAGGGCCGCATAAAGGCCTTCTCCACCTGCTCCTCCCACCTGTGTGTGGTTGGACTATTCTTTGGCATAGCCATGGTGGTTTACATGGTCCCAGACTCTAATCAACGAGAGGAGCAGGAGAAAATGCTGTCCCTGTTTCACAGTGTCTTTAACCCAATGCTGAACCCCCTGATCTACAGCCTGAGGAATGCTCAGTTGAAAGGCGCCCTCCACAGAGCACTCCAGAGGAAGAGGCCCATGAGAACGGTGTATGGGCTTTGCCCTTAA